In Caldisericia bacterium, the DNA window ATAGTGTTAGATACCCTCACCTCAAGAACTACTTTCTTAACTTTCCTACTCTTTGCAAGATCTATTATATAATTCATTAACTTTGTTCCAATACCTTTATTTCTAAAATCTGGATGAACTGTTACATTTGTGATATGAACGAAATCCTTAAAGAACCAACTTCCTATATAGCCAACGATCTTCTGGTTCTTTTCTACAACAAAGTAGCGGGCAAATCTATTAAAATTTAGCTCAGCATAAAACTCACGTCTTGTCCATGGTGCAGAATAACTTAAATTTTCAATGGATACCACTTCAGGGATATCCCTATTAGTCATTGGTCTTATTTTGATATCTTCCATCTAATTTATATCTTCTTTTCCTTCTTTAATAGCTGACGTAATCTTCTTATAGCTTTAGATTCTATCTGTCTTATCCTTTCCCTTGTTACATTAAACTTTGCTCCAACTTC includes these proteins:
- the rimI gene encoding ribosomal protein S18-alanine N-acetyltransferase: MEDIKIRPMTNRDIPEVVSIENLSYSAPWTRREFYAELNFNRFARYFVVEKNQKIVGYIGSWFFKDFVHITNVTVHPDFRNKGIGTKLMNYIIDLAKSRKVKKVVLEVRVSNT